Below is a window of Oceanispirochaeta sp. DNA.
TTCATCCGCAAGGCGATAGAGATCTTCCGACCTCATATTCAGACCGCACTTAAATTCTGCCACACCTAAACTGATGGTCACCCAGTCAGAGATTTCAGATTTTTCATGAGGAATTTTCAGGTCTTCAATAGAGCTGCACAGTTTTTCTGCCAGAACAGCAGCTCCGCCCCTTTCGGTTTCCGGCATAATAACAGCAAACTCTTCCCCTCCGATACGGCAGAAAAGATCTCCTTTCCGCTGTACCAGCTGGTTTATGGTTGCGGCAATAGTCTGCAGGCAAACATCTCCCGCCTGATGACCATAATTGTCATTGTATTTTTTAAAAAGGTCGACATCCATCATTATCAGGCTCATTG
It encodes the following:
- a CDS encoding diguanylate cyclase, which gives rise to MIEESNILGPKFKNIKQADSHCNFSLINQIISVRPNPTEIRSCLINCSALDKENPENDSLLILTDITEQVKIREELSQSNKALVELANIDSLTQISNRRKFNDVLKAEWNRSRRNQRSMSLIMMDVDLFKKYNDNYGHQAGDVCLQTIAATINQLVQRKGDLFCRIGGEEFAVIMPETERGGAAVLAEKLCSSIEDLKIPHEKSEISDWVTISLGVAEFKCGLNMRSEDLYRLADE